Below is a window of Haloterrigena alkaliphila DNA.
TCCTCGAGTCCCGACGGCGGCGGTTGACCGCGTACCTCCGGCACAACGGGGAACGGATCTGTCGCGACGCGGCCGTGTTGACGACCTGGGCGCTGCTGATGACGATCTGGGTGCAGGGGTACGGACTCCCGCGCTGGCTGTGTTACGTCGTCACCTTCGTGGGCGTGGTCGGCTACACGCACGTGACGTCGCCCTGGTCGCGGCCGTACGTGAGTCCCGAGGAGCGCTAACACGGACCGTAACGGACGTCTCACACGAACCCCGACCCCGTCTCCCGCGTTTCTCGCCGACCGCGAGGACGACCATCCACGCGTCTTCCACGAGCCACTATATTTCTCCCTCGAGGCGCTGGCGCGGACGGACAACAGCGACAGGAATCCGAGCAAGGAACCGAGCGATAGGGATCGCAGCGAGGAACGAGTTACAGGAATTCGAACGAAGGAACGGGTTTCAGGAATCCGAGTGAGGAGATGAGCTACAGGAATCGCAGCAGGGGAACGAGCAACGTCACCATCCAGAGGAGCGCACCGAGTCGGACGAAATCGTGGTCTTCCGGGTCGACCCGCACGGTGTGTGAGGCACCGACGGCGATGAATCCGAGCGCGATCGCCGTCGAGAACCGGTGGACGAAGACGTTGACCGGGAGTCGCGTCACGCCCAGCACGGTGTAATCGAGGAGGATCGCGGTCGCGAAGCCGATCGACCCGGCGGCGAAGGCGGTCGGCCGATCGAGCGACCGCGCGAAGTAGTACGTACAGACCGGCAGACCGACGGCGAGGAACGGATAGAACGCCCCCGCGATGAACCGCGGGTCCACGCCGTGAAGCCGCGTCTCGACGGCGATCGCGCCGAACCGGACGAAGAAGTAGAGCGCGATCAGCGACCCCGCCAACAGCAGCGCGCGCGGGACTCGAGCGGCGACCAGCGCGTCGAGCGGGTTCCGTGAGGAGACCCGGGTCGCCAGCATCGCGCCCGGAAGGAGACCGAGGAACGCGAGGTGGAACGGGGGATCGCCGCCGTCGAGGTCGACGATCGTCACCCAGCCGTCGGCGTCGGAGCCGCGGTCGTTCCCCAGGTGGACGCGCGTGACGTCCGTCACGTAGTGGCGGCCCATGAACTCGCGTTCGACGTACTGCTGTGAGCGCTCGACGCTGTCGACCGTGTGGCTGAGTCGGAACCAGTCCCAGTGTTCGCCGTGGGCCTGAATCGCGGTCCACTCGTCGTCGGGATCGGGCGATTCGTAGGCCCGGATGTGGTGTCGCGAGCCGAGGTAGTCGCCGTCGTGGAGCTGGTAGCTCTCGTCGATCCAGCGCCCGCCGGACGGGTCGCCGTCGGTGGTGGCGTAGAGGTACCGCGTCGAGCCGTCGGCGGTCCCCCAGGCCGTCGACGTGCCGACGCGTTCGTCGGTCCCCGCGTCGCTCACGTCTTCCTCTTCGGGGGCGGTTTCGTTCCACTCGCCGTCGCTTCGCTCCTCCAGGTGCCGGCGCGTCTCCGCCGGATCGCCGCTGACCAACACGTTGATCGCGAGCGTCCGGTCCTCGAACGCCGTCGTCGGGCTCGTGTACGGCCACAGCGACGAATCGTCGCCGGCCGACACCATCGGTTGCCGTCGATCGCTCGCGCCGTCGCCCGGCGACGTGGCGGCGACCGATCCGAGGGCCAGGACGACGAACACGGCGGCCACCGCCCCGAGCGCGATCAGCGTCTGTCGCTCGATAGCCGCTCACCTCCGTTCGCATTCGTTCGCGTGGTCATCGGTAGAACGACGGGGTATCCCCGCCCGTAAGTTACGAATGTCGCTGTCCGGTCCGCTTATAGGTCTTCTCGTCCACTCTGTCGGACCTGATGTAGAAGAATATCCAATTTTCCGACCTGTTCAGCGGGCGAACCGATTTTCGACGAGCGGCCTCAGTCCATCTCCTCGGCCCGACGCGTCGTGAGGACGGGAACCGGCGACGTGCGGATCACTCGCTCCGTGAAGCTTCCGAGCAGGTGGCGATCGATCCCCGTTCGGCCGTGCGTTCCCATGGCGATGAGGTCGATCCCCTTCGCGTCGGCGTAGGAGAGGACCTCACGGGGCACCGACCCGGTCGCGATCGCCGTCGTGACGTCGGTAGCCCCCGCTCGCTCGGCGGTCGCCGCGTCCTCGTCGAGGGTCGCCTGCAGGTCCTCCCGGACCTCTTCGGGGAGTTCGGAATCCTCCGCCTCGAGCACTTCGGGCAGTTCGTCCACGACGGACAGCAAATGTAGCGTCGCGTCGTGTCTGGCGGCCACCGACGCGCCCAGTTCCACCGCCGCCGTCGCGTGGACGCTCCCGTCCGTCGGAACCAGCACGTCTGTGTACGGCAACGGTCGGGTCGCATCGTCGGCCGAACGAACCGTCAGGACCGGAATCTCGCTCCGGTTGACGACGTAGTCCGTGATACTACCGAGAACGTACTCGCTCAGGCCGCGCCGACCGTGGGCGCCCATGACGATCAGGTCGAACGCGACGCTCGTCTCGTCCTCGTCGTTTGACTGTCCATCGGAAACACCGGAAGACACACCGCCGTCTTCCGAGCCATCCGACCGTGGCTCGGAGACCCCGGTCGTCGCGAACTCGACGATCACCTCGCGCGGCTCGCCCTGCACGACGTGCGTGCTGACGGCCACGCCGCGGTCGGCGGCCAGTTCGGCGGCCTCGGAGACGATCTCCTGGCCCTCCTGCTCTAACGTGTCGACGACGTCGGTGCCGAGTCGGGTGAGGCTCGGCTCGTTCGTATCCGCCACGTTGAGGACGTAGACGGTCGCGTCTCGATCGGCGGCGACGTCCAGCGCGTGCTCGAGGGCCGCCGTCGCGGAATCGCTCCCGTCGGTGGGAACGAGAATGCGAGTGGTCATGTGGTGGGTTTGGTTGTGGATCCGCTTACAAGTATGGGGACGCGGACGTGAACGAAATTCGCGACCGACGGAGCGGCGTCGGTCCCACGGACGCCCGTTTCACGGGGTTCGATCGCTCGAGTCGTCGCTCCCGCCCGATCAGCACGGGACTGTCCGTTCGTCGCTCGCGGGACGATCGAGCACGGAACCGCGCGGAGTCACGGAACCGCACGGAGACCCCGGTTAGACGCCCGGAACGCCGACCGCTTCGAAGCCGGTAACCCCGAGGACGGCGAGGGCGTACAGCACGGCCAGGACGGTCACCCAGGCGACGAGACCGATCATCGCCGCGGCGGTCCAGTCGCCGGGATACTGGAAGTTGATCACCGCGATGTACGCCAACAGCGCCAGCAGCGGCCCCAGTAAGGGGATCCATCCGACGACGAAGCCGACGACCGCCCAGACGATCGCCCCGATCACCGCGGTGACGATCGCGTGGTCGTAGTCGTTGGCGCCGACGATGATACGCGCGCCGACGTAGATGCCTAGCGCGCCGATCAGCAGGCTCACGATGAACACGATCGCGGATGCGATTGGACTGGATACAACCATCGTATCGGAATACACGTCAGAAAGCCCGAACAGTCCACTGCTTGCGAGTTCTGTACCGCTATCACCGGAACGGTAGATCTGTCGATAGAGACCGTCAGCCGGCACGATTCCGACCGTATCACAGTCATTGATCTCGACATGCGTTCCACGGTGCCCGACGGTCGACCGTCGACGCGACGGAGAGAATCGACCTGAGCCCGTTCGGTTGACCCGAGTCCGTTCGGTCGACCCGCGAACGCCGCCGACCACCCTCGAGACCGCCGGAACCACGACGTTGATACGGGAGCCCGCCTAGGGTATGGCCATGTCGACCGATCAGGCCCAGAGCGAGGCGGCCGACGACACCTACGAGCAGTTCGAAGAGCGCGTCCGGCGGATCGCGAACGTCTCGAACGCGTCCGGGATCCTCCAGTGGGATCAGGAGGTCGTGATGCCCGACGAGGGGACCCCCGCTCGAGCGCAGCAGCTCTCGACGCTGTCCTCGATCGCGCACGAACTCCTGACGGCCGACGAGACCGGCGAGCTGCTCGCGGAACTGGAGGGAGGCGAGACGACGAAGTCGTCTCGAGAAACGAGCGGTGAAACCGCGAGTAGCGACCTCGACGAGGAGCGGGCCGCGGTCGTCCGCGAGGTCCGGCGGCGCTACGACCGCGAGACCAGCGTCCCGCAGGAACTCGTCGAGGAGATCTCGGAGACGACCGCCAACGCCCACCCGAAGTGGAAACAGGCCAAGGAGAACGACGACTTCGAGACGTTCGCGCCGACGCTCGAGAAACTCGTCGAACTCAAGCGGGAGTACGCGAACCACATCGATCCCGACGCCGACCCCTACGAGGTGCTGTTCTCGGACTACGAGCCGTACATCGACCTCGAGACGGCCGAGCGCGTGCTCGAGCGCCTGCGCGACGAACTGGTGCCGCTGATCGACGCGATCGACGATAGCGACGCCGAGATCGAAACGAACGCCTTCGCGGGCACGTTCGAGGACGACGATCAGGAGGCCCTCGCGCGGGACGTCCTCGATTCGCTGGGCTACGACTGGGGCCGCGGCCGCCTGGACACCGCGCCCCACCCCTTCTCCTCCGGGACGCAGTTCGACGCCCGCGTGACCACGCGCTTCGAGGAGGACGACCTGCTGGGCTCGATCACGTCGACGATCCACGAGTTCGGCCACGCCAACTACACGCAGGGCCTCCCCGACGAGGGGTACGGCACCCCGCTGGGCGAGGCGCGGGACCTCTCGGTTCACGAATCCCAGTCGCGGCTCTGGGAGAACCACGTCGGGCGCTCCCGTCCCTTCTGGGCGCACTTCCTCCCGATCGCCCGCGAGCGCTTCCCCGAACTCGAGGACGTCTCGCCCGAAGCGGCCTACGAGGCCGCCAATCAGGTCCACGACGACAACCTGATCCGGGTCGAGGCGGACGAACTCACCTACCACCTCCACATCGCGATCCGGTTCGAGATCGAACGCGACCTGATCTCGGGGGACCTCGAGGTCGAGGACGTCCCCGACGTCTGGAACGACAAGTACGAGGAGTACCTGGGCGTCCGCCCCGAGACCGACGCGGAGGGCTGCCTGCAGGACATCCACTGGTCCCACGGCTCCTTCGGCTACTTCTCGACGTACTCGCTGGGGTCCGTGCTCGCGGCGCAGTTGTACGCCGCTGCGGAAGACGAACTCGGCGACCTCGACGACGACATCCGCGAGGGCAACTTCGACGAACTCAACGGCTGGCTCCGCGAGAACGTCCACCAGCACGGGAAACGGTACACGACGCAGGAACTGATCGAGCGCGCCACCGGCGAGGAACTGACGGCCGATCCCTTCCTCGAGTACGTGCAGTCGAAGTACGGCGAGCTGTACGGGCTCAACTAATACTGACTCGTCGAGGCGACGTTCGGGCGCGTTTTTCGCTCGGGTCAGCTTTTCTCGTGGGCGCGCGGATCCGCGGCGAACGCACAGTGAGCCGCGGATCGATGACCGCGAGGGATGAGCGAGGGAGCGGAGCGAGTGAGCGAATCGGTTGGGGAGGGTGTGGAAATCACCGTTGCCACGATAGCAGCACGCTCGAGACCGTTCCTCGAGCTATCGTTCTCAGACAGTCGTTCCTCGAGCAAACGATTGCGACGCGGAAGCACGTCTTTCGCGATCAGAACAGCCCCTGACCGAAAACGATCACCGTCATGTTGTTCGCGAACGCGAACAGGCCGACGGCGACGAGCGTTCC
It encodes the following:
- a CDS encoding universal stress protein, coding for MTTRILVPTDGSDSATAALEHALDVAADRDATVYVLNVADTNEPSLTRLGTDVVDTLEQEGQEIVSEAAELAADRGVAVSTHVVQGEPREVIVEFATTGVSEPRSDGSEDGGVSSGVSDGQSNDEDETSVAFDLIVMGAHGRRGLSEYVLGSITDYVVNRSEIPVLTVRSADDATRPLPYTDVLVPTDGSVHATAAVELGASVAARHDATLHLLSVVDELPEVLEAEDSELPEEVREDLQATLDEDAATAERAGATDVTTAIATGSVPREVLSYADAKGIDLIAMGTHGRTGIDRHLLGSFTERVIRTSPVPVLTTRRAEEMD
- a CDS encoding carboxypeptidase M32; the encoded protein is MSTDQAQSEAADDTYEQFEERVRRIANVSNASGILQWDQEVVMPDEGTPARAQQLSTLSSIAHELLTADETGELLAELEGGETTKSSRETSGETASSDLDEERAAVVREVRRRYDRETSVPQELVEEISETTANAHPKWKQAKENDDFETFAPTLEKLVELKREYANHIDPDADPYEVLFSDYEPYIDLETAERVLERLRDELVPLIDAIDDSDAEIETNAFAGTFEDDDQEALARDVLDSLGYDWGRGRLDTAPHPFSSGTQFDARVTTRFEEDDLLGSITSTIHEFGHANYTQGLPDEGYGTPLGEARDLSVHESQSRLWENHVGRSRPFWAHFLPIARERFPELEDVSPEAAYEAANQVHDDNLIRVEADELTYHLHIAIRFEIERDLISGDLEVEDVPDVWNDKYEEYLGVRPETDAEGCLQDIHWSHGSFGYFSTYSLGSVLAAQLYAAAEDELGDLDDDIREGNFDELNGWLRENVHQHGKRYTTQELIERATGEELTADPFLEYVQSKYGELYGLN